Proteins from a genomic interval of Kribbella aluminosa:
- a CDS encoding LacI family DNA-binding transcriptional regulator — protein sequence MSSRARLVDIAAKAGVSEATVSRVLNGKPGVAEDTKQSVLTALDVLGFERPARLRRRSAGLIGLVMPELMNPIFPAFAQVIESALSQRGYTPVLCTQSPSGATEEEYVEMLLERGVSGIIFVSGLHADTGADHERYQALVERRLPVVFVNGWLPSVEAPFVSSDEYAAMELAVSHLVALGHRRIGFASGPERFLVVQRKLAGYRTSMKAQLGLSDDDLDPMVALSMFGVEGGEAAGRQLLDAGVTAVVCGSDMMALGAIRAARHRGLSVPGDLSVVGYDDAPMMEFTDPPMTTIRQPVQAMGLAAVQSLLEEVRGHATPHTEFLFRPELVVRNSTGPAR from the coding sequence GTGAGCAGTAGAGCGCGGCTGGTGGACATCGCGGCCAAGGCGGGGGTCAGTGAGGCGACGGTCTCCCGGGTGCTGAACGGGAAGCCGGGGGTCGCGGAGGACACCAAACAGTCCGTGCTGACCGCTCTGGACGTCCTCGGGTTCGAACGGCCGGCGCGGTTGCGGCGGCGGTCCGCCGGGCTGATCGGGCTGGTGATGCCGGAGCTGATGAACCCGATCTTCCCGGCGTTCGCGCAGGTGATCGAGTCGGCGCTGTCGCAGCGCGGGTACACCCCGGTGCTCTGCACGCAGTCCCCGTCCGGCGCGACCGAGGAGGAGTACGTCGAGATGCTGCTCGAGCGCGGCGTCTCCGGGATCATCTTCGTCTCCGGTCTGCACGCGGACACCGGCGCCGACCACGAGCGGTACCAGGCGCTGGTCGAACGCCGGCTGCCGGTGGTCTTCGTGAACGGCTGGCTGCCGTCGGTGGAGGCGCCGTTCGTGTCGTCCGACGAGTACGCCGCGATGGAGCTGGCGGTCTCGCACCTGGTTGCCCTCGGCCACCGCCGGATCGGGTTCGCCTCCGGGCCGGAGCGGTTCCTGGTGGTGCAGCGGAAACTGGCCGGTTACCGGACCTCGATGAAGGCCCAGCTCGGGTTGTCCGACGACGACCTGGACCCGATGGTTGCCCTCAGCATGTTCGGCGTCGAGGGCGGCGAGGCGGCCGGCCGCCAGTTGCTGGACGCCGGCGTCACCGCGGTCGTCTGCGGCTCCGACATGATGGCCCTCGGCGCCATCCGCGCCGCCCGCCACCGCGGCCTGTCGGTCCCCGGCGATCTCTCCGTGGTCGGCTACGACGACGCCCCCATGATGGAGTTCACCGACCCACCCATGACCACCATCCGCCAACCCGTCCAGGCGATGGGCCTAGCCGCCGTCCAGTCCCTCCTGGAAGAGGTCCGAGGCCACGCCACCCCCCACACCGAATTCCTCTTCCGCCCAGAACTCGTCGTCCGCAACTCCACCGGCCCGGCCCGTTGA
- the snpA gene encoding snapalysin yields MSHRRILSSLAGLAAAVLAVPALAASPSTAAPATTVSTAASRAAYVGSPQDEAATKAFYDAVMKSARAKLAKQAAKGQKVSAVTVTYAVDAPTFASQIASSAQIWNSSVSNVKLAEGSNYDFYYTEGNDSRGSYASTDGHGSGYVFIDYTQAQQYDKTRIVAHETGHVLGLPDHYSGPCSELMSGGGPGPSCTNPYPDSTERSKVNQLWANGLTTTATPFHISK; encoded by the coding sequence ATGTCGCATCGCCGTATCCTGTCCAGTCTCGCGGGGCTCGCCGCCGCCGTACTGGCCGTCCCCGCGCTCGCAGCGTCCCCCTCGACTGCCGCGCCTGCCACTACCGTCTCCACCGCCGCGTCCCGTGCGGCGTACGTCGGCTCGCCCCAGGACGAGGCCGCCACCAAGGCGTTCTACGACGCCGTGATGAAGTCCGCCCGGGCCAAGCTGGCCAAGCAGGCCGCGAAGGGCCAGAAGGTCAGTGCGGTCACCGTGACGTACGCGGTCGACGCGCCGACGTTCGCGTCCCAGATCGCCTCCAGCGCGCAGATCTGGAACTCGTCGGTGAGCAACGTGAAGCTCGCCGAGGGAAGCAACTACGACTTCTACTACACCGAGGGCAACGACTCACGCGGCTCGTACGCGTCGACCGACGGCCACGGCAGCGGGTACGTCTTCATCGACTACACGCAGGCCCAGCAGTACGACAAGACCCGCATCGTCGCCCACGAAACCGGCCACGTCCTCGGCCTCCCCGACCACTACTCCGGCCCCTGCTCCGAGCTGATGTCCGGCGGCGGCCCCGGCCCGTCGTGCACCAACCCGTACCCCGACTCCACCGAACGCTCCAAGGTCAACCAACTCTGGGCCAACGGCCTCACCACCACAGCCACCCCCTTCCACATCTCCAAGTAG
- the soxR gene encoding redox-sensitive transcriptional activator SoxR, which translates to MGEDNVPSKDHWLSIGEIAQRSGVAASALRFYEDQGLIASRRTAGNQRQYQRSTLRRIAFVQAAQRVGLALAEIRSALDSLPEDRTPTRADWSKLSKSWRSRLDDRIAELERLRDDLDTCIGCGCLSLQRCNLYNKEDRLSTRGPGARLLNVGIPEA; encoded by the coding sequence ATGGGAGAGGACAACGTCCCGAGTAAGGACCATTGGCTCTCGATCGGGGAGATCGCGCAGCGGTCCGGAGTGGCGGCATCGGCGTTGCGGTTCTACGAGGACCAGGGCCTGATTGCGTCCCGCCGTACCGCGGGGAACCAGCGGCAGTACCAGCGCAGTACGTTGCGCAGGATCGCGTTCGTGCAGGCCGCGCAGCGGGTCGGGCTTGCGCTCGCCGAGATCAGGAGCGCGCTGGACTCGCTGCCCGAGGACCGGACGCCGACCCGCGCCGACTGGAGCAAGCTGTCGAAGTCGTGGCGCAGCCGCCTCGACGACCGGATCGCCGAGCTCGAGCGCCTCCGCGACGACCTCGACACCTGTATCGGCTGCGGCTGCCTGAGCCTGCAACGCTGCAACCTCTACAACAAGGAGGACCGCCTCTCCACCCGCGGCCCCGGCGCCCGCCTGCTGAACGTCGGCATCCCCGAGGCTTAG
- a CDS encoding DEAD/DEAH box helicase, with protein sequence MTQHHQFDADSADGRFKKPRHKKHQNQSYGERLAAEPTYEAPREDSTPVKGYRSEQPRADRGQRNGQSSRDDRPQYNRTDRPQSNRADRAQDRPSYNRDDKPSFNRDDKPQYNRDSRSSYQRDDKPSYNRDDKPAYNRVDKPSFNRDERPRYNRDDRPQYSNRDSNRDSNRDNRRFERDEKPRFEKSDRKDEPVDLGTVAEDNQFAALGLAPRLVQRLARDGITAPFPIQAATIPDALAGKDVLGRGQTGSGKTLGFGLPTLMRLAGGHTESRRPRGMILVPTRELAMQVHDALEPLAHVMNVSLKLIAGGLPYPKQIESLRRGVDLLIATPGRLIDLCEQGAADLGAVEVAVLDEADHMCDMGFMPAVTTLLDMTPPEGQRLLFSATLDNDVDKIVKTYLKDPVQHSTESGQATVSTMEHHLLVIEPAHKQSLTAELASRDGRTIVFVRTKLGADRIATQLRDRGVMAAALHGGLTQGMRNRTLDQFKDGSVPVLVATDVAARGIHVDDVGLVVQADPPAEHKDYLHRAGRTARAGGKGAVVTLVLPHQRRGMIRMAESAGVKTEPVRARPGDELVTELTGGSKPSGYPVKLPAPKPQRFAKGGGKRFGNNRPGRGHDSRGGNGPRRSGPRRTDGKSYQH encoded by the coding sequence GTGACCCAGCACCACCAGTTCGACGCCGATTCCGCCGACGGGCGGTTCAAGAAGCCGCGGCACAAGAAGCACCAGAACCAGTCGTACGGCGAACGCCTGGCCGCGGAGCCGACGTACGAAGCACCCCGTGAAGACAGCACGCCGGTCAAGGGGTACCGCTCCGAGCAGCCCCGCGCCGACCGCGGGCAGCGCAACGGGCAGTCCAGCCGCGACGACCGGCCGCAGTACAACCGCACCGACCGGCCGCAATCCAACCGCGCTGACCGCGCCCAGGACCGGCCGTCCTACAACCGCGACGACAAGCCGTCGTTCAACCGGGACGACAAGCCGCAGTACAACCGCGACAGCCGTTCGTCGTACCAGCGGGACGACAAGCCGTCTTACAACCGGGACGACAAACCGGCGTACAACCGGGTCGACAAGCCGTCGTTCAACCGGGACGAGCGTCCGCGCTACAACCGGGACGATCGGCCGCAGTACAGCAATCGGGACAGCAACCGCGACAGCAACCGGGACAACCGGAGGTTCGAGCGGGACGAGAAGCCGCGGTTCGAGAAGAGCGACCGCAAGGACGAGCCGGTCGACCTCGGGACTGTTGCCGAGGACAACCAGTTCGCGGCGCTCGGGCTCGCCCCGCGGCTGGTCCAGCGGCTGGCCCGGGACGGCATCACCGCGCCGTTCCCGATCCAGGCTGCGACCATCCCGGACGCGCTGGCCGGCAAGGACGTGCTCGGCCGCGGCCAGACCGGTTCCGGCAAGACCCTCGGCTTCGGTCTCCCGACGCTGATGCGCCTCGCCGGCGGCCACACCGAGTCACGCCGTCCGCGCGGCATGATCCTGGTCCCGACCCGTGAGCTCGCGATGCAGGTGCACGACGCCCTCGAGCCGCTGGCGCACGTGATGAACGTGTCGCTCAAGCTGATCGCCGGCGGACTCCCGTACCCGAAGCAGATCGAGTCGCTGCGTCGTGGTGTCGACCTGCTGATCGCCACCCCGGGCCGGCTGATCGACCTGTGCGAGCAGGGCGCGGCCGACCTCGGCGCGGTCGAGGTCGCCGTACTCGACGAGGCCGACCACATGTGCGACATGGGCTTCATGCCGGCGGTCACCACGCTGCTCGACATGACCCCGCCCGAGGGCCAGCGGCTGCTGTTCTCCGCGACCCTGGACAACGACGTCGACAAGATCGTGAAGACCTACCTGAAGGACCCGGTGCAGCACTCGACCGAGTCCGGCCAGGCGACGGTCAGCACGATGGAGCACCACCTGCTGGTGATCGAGCCGGCGCACAAGCAGTCGCTGACGGCCGAGCTGGCCAGCCGCGACGGCCGGACCATCGTGTTCGTCCGTACCAAGCTGGGCGCCGACCGGATCGCCACCCAGCTGCGCGACCGCGGTGTGATGGCGGCGGCGCTGCACGGCGGCCTGACCCAGGGCATGCGGAACCGGACGCTCGACCAGTTCAAGGACGGGTCGGTTCCGGTGCTGGTGGCGACGGACGTCGCGGCCCGCGGCATCCACGTCGACGACGTCGGTCTGGTCGTCCAGGCCGACCCGCCGGCCGAGCACAAGGACTACCTGCACCGTGCCGGTCGTACGGCGCGTGCCGGTGGCAAGGGCGCGGTTGTCACGCTCGTGCTGCCGCACCAGCGGCGCGGGATGATCCGGATGGCCGAGTCCGCCGGTGTGAAGACCGAGCCGGTTCGGGCCCGTCCGGGCGACGAGCTGGTGACCGAGCTGACCGGCGGCAGCAAGCCGTCCGGGTATCCGGTGAAGCTCCCCGCCCCGAAGCCGCAGCGCTTCGCCAAGGGCGGCGGAAAGCGCTTCGGCAACAACCGCCCGGGGCGCGGTCACGACAGCCGCGGCGGCAACGGCCCGCGCCGCAGCGGACCCCGCCGTACCGACGGCAAGTCCTACCAGCACTAA
- a CDS encoding aminotransferase class V-fold PLP-dependent enzyme, whose product MTTTLSNTMSIHDRYRLSVVINARGTYTPLGVSRSSDGVAAAVAQALPEFFVLDELRDRASEAIAQVTGAQAGAVVHCTAAGITLAVAATMTGGDPRRTAALPDTTDMHNRVVLPACHVVDYGHSNLQGIRLAGAQVDLAGDEDGCTLADLEAELDGPDVACLMLVSSRLTRGEPIDLAAAIKAAHRRGVPAIIDGAAQFPQIADLLATGADLVLVSGQKYLGSPTAGLVAGTWALVQAVRAQDKGIGRVMKPTKEAIVGVLAALEEWQAIDRVKWQADERAKVDAFVTAVSRIPGAGVTAVPDSTGLQVSRVLLKVEDAKRVATELEAGTPPIYVMTDRVADDELMLELVPLNADEIATVLARLWAVLT is encoded by the coding sequence GTGACCACTACGCTCAGCAACACCATGAGCATCCACGATCGTTATCGATTGAGTGTGGTGATCAACGCCAGGGGGACGTACACCCCGCTCGGGGTGTCCCGGAGTTCCGACGGTGTCGCGGCTGCCGTCGCCCAGGCGCTGCCTGAGTTCTTCGTGCTGGACGAGCTGCGCGACCGGGCGAGCGAGGCGATCGCGCAGGTCACCGGCGCCCAGGCGGGGGCCGTCGTGCACTGCACCGCGGCCGGGATCACGCTCGCGGTCGCGGCCACGATGACCGGCGGCGATCCACGCCGTACGGCGGCGTTGCCGGACACGACCGACATGCACAACCGAGTCGTCCTGCCGGCCTGCCACGTGGTCGACTACGGCCACTCGAACCTGCAGGGCATCCGGCTGGCCGGCGCCCAGGTGGATCTGGCCGGCGACGAGGACGGCTGCACGCTCGCCGACCTGGAGGCCGAGCTCGACGGGCCGGACGTCGCCTGCCTGATGCTGGTGTCGTCGCGGCTGACCCGCGGCGAGCCGATCGACCTGGCGGCGGCGATCAAGGCCGCGCACCGCCGCGGCGTACCGGCGATCATCGACGGTGCGGCGCAGTTCCCGCAGATCGCGGACCTGCTCGCCACCGGCGCGGACCTGGTGCTGGTCAGCGGGCAGAAGTACCTCGGCTCGCCGACCGCCGGGCTGGTCGCCGGGACCTGGGCGCTGGTGCAGGCGGTACGGGCGCAGGACAAGGGCATCGGCCGGGTGATGAAGCCGACCAAGGAAGCGATCGTCGGCGTACTCGCGGCGCTCGAGGAGTGGCAGGCGATCGACCGGGTGAAATGGCAGGCGGACGAGCGCGCCAAGGTGGACGCGTTCGTGACCGCGGTGTCGCGGATCCCCGGCGCCGGGGTCACGGCGGTCCCGGACTCGACCGGCCTGCAGGTGTCACGGGTACTGCTGAAGGTGGAGGACGCCAAACGCGTCGCCACCGAGCTCGAGGCCGGTACCCCGCCGATCTACGTGATGACCGACCGAGTCGCCGACGACGAACTGATGCTCGAACTGGTCCCCCTGAACGCCGACGAGATCGCCACCGTCCTGGCCCGCCTCTGGGCCGTCCTCACCTGA